In Hymenobacter sublimis, a single genomic region encodes these proteins:
- a CDS encoding dicarboxylate/amino acid:cation symporter, whose product MKFSRLAPLVLILFLVAAFLTVAAAQGWLALDPVIPMTARWLAILATVALAVQRRSITFWIVVSMLVGAEIGHDFPTQAVQLKVLSDVFLRLVKTIIAPLVFATLVVGIAGHADLKQVGKMGLKALIYFEVVTTFALFIGLGAINLTRAGEGVDRSGIAADTEQLQTVKQSTSDIILHIFPENIAKSVAEGQVLQVVVFAIIFAIGLAMVHQKHRQPLLQVTESLSEVMFKFTNVVMFFAPLGVGGALAYTVGKMGFAPLLNAFKLLLTLYGALAAFVLVVLVPIALIARIPLKRFVQAIAEPVSIAFATTSSEAALPRAMEAMESIGVPRRIVAFVMPTGYSFNLDGTTLYLSLAAVFVAQAAGVELSFGQQLVMVFTLMLTSKGVAGVPRASLVILLATVASFNLPAWPVFIILGIDALMDMARTAVNVMGNCLATAVVARWEGEFVDNYVAPDPVLDLAEADSALAHQPH is encoded by the coding sequence ATGAAGTTTTCGCGACTCGCCCCCCTTGTTCTGATTCTGTTTCTGGTGGCTGCCTTCCTGACGGTGGCCGCCGCTCAGGGCTGGCTGGCCCTCGACCCCGTTATTCCCATGACTGCCCGCTGGCTGGCCATCCTGGCCACGGTGGCCCTGGCCGTGCAGCGCCGCTCCATCACCTTCTGGATTGTGGTCAGCATGTTGGTCGGCGCCGAAATTGGCCACGACTTCCCTACCCAGGCCGTGCAGCTTAAAGTGCTCAGCGACGTGTTCTTGCGGCTGGTGAAAACCATCATTGCGCCCTTGGTATTCGCTACCCTGGTGGTAGGTATTGCCGGCCACGCCGACCTGAAGCAGGTGGGTAAAATGGGCCTAAAGGCACTGATTTACTTTGAAGTTGTCACCACCTTTGCCCTGTTTATTGGGTTGGGCGCCATTAACCTGACCCGCGCCGGCGAAGGCGTGGACCGTAGCGGCATTGCCGCCGACACGGAGCAACTGCAAACCGTGAAGCAAAGCACTTCGGATATAATCCTGCACATCTTCCCCGAAAACATTGCTAAATCGGTGGCCGAAGGGCAAGTGCTTCAGGTGGTAGTCTTTGCCATCATCTTCGCCATTGGCCTAGCCATGGTGCACCAAAAGCACCGCCAGCCCCTGCTGCAAGTAACGGAAAGCCTGTCGGAGGTGATGTTCAAGTTCACCAACGTGGTCATGTTCTTTGCCCCACTGGGGGTAGGCGGCGCGCTGGCGTACACGGTAGGTAAAATGGGCTTTGCGCCCCTGCTCAACGCCTTTAAGCTGCTGCTGACTTTGTACGGTGCGCTAGCTGCCTTCGTGCTGGTGGTGTTGGTGCCCATTGCCCTGATTGCCCGCATTCCACTCAAGCGCTTCGTGCAGGCCATTGCTGAGCCGGTGAGCATAGCATTTGCTACTACCTCCTCGGAGGCGGCCCTGCCCCGGGCCATGGAGGCCATGGAAAGCATTGGGGTACCGCGCCGCATTGTGGCCTTCGTAATGCCCACGGGCTACTCGTTTAACCTCGATGGCACCACGCTTTACCTTTCCCTAGCCGCAGTATTTGTGGCTCAGGCCGCGGGGGTAGAGTTGTCGTTTGGTCAGCAGTTAGTGATGGTATTTACCCTGATGCTGACCTCGAAAGGCGTGGCGGGCGTGCCGCGTGCTTCCTTGGTAATTCTGCTGGCTACGGTGGCTTCGTTTAACCTGCCAGCCTGGCCCGTATTCATCATTCTGGGTATTGATGCGCTGATGGACATGGCCCGCACCGCCGTAAACGTAATGGGTAACTGCTTGGCCACGGCCGTGGTAGCCCGCTGGGAAGGCGAATTCGTGGACAACTACGTGGCCCCCGACCCAGTGCTGGACCTGGCCGAAGCTGATAGCGCTCTGGCGCATCAGCCTCACTAA